From the genome of Triticum aestivum cultivar Chinese Spring chromosome 1A, IWGSC CS RefSeq v2.1, whole genome shotgun sequence:
gcaatgctatgtaccagacctgatgtgtgtcttgctataagcttagcagggaggtaccaaagtaatccaggagtggatcactggacagcggtcaagaacatcctgaaatacctgaaaaggactaaggatatgtttctcatatatggaggtgacaaagagcttatcgtaaaaggttacgttgatgcaagctttgacactgatccggacgattctaaatcacaaaccggatacgtgtttacattaaacgatggagctgtcagttggtgcagttctaaacaaagcgtcgtagcgggatctacatgtgaagcggagtacatagctgcttcggaagcagcaaatgaaggagtctggatgaaggagttcatatccgatctaggtgtcatacctagtgcatcgggtccaatgaaaatcttttatgacaatactggtgcaatttccttggcaaaggaatccagatttcacaagagaaccaaacacatcaagagacgcttcaattccatccaggatctagtccaggtgggagacatagagatttgcaagatacatacggatctgaacattgcagacccgttgactaagcctcttccacgagcaaaacatgataagcaccaagactccatgggtgtaagaatcattactgtgtaatctagattattgactctagtgcaagtgggagactgaaggaaatatgccctagaggcaataataaagttattatttatttccttatttcatgataaatgtttattattcatgctagaattgtattaaccggaaacataatacatgtgtgaatacatagacaaatagagtgtcactagtatgcctctacttgactagctcgttaatcaaagatggttatatttcctaaccatgaacaaagagttgttatttgattaacgtggtcacatcattaggtgaatgatctgattgacatgacccattccattagcttagcacccgatcgtttagtatgttgctattgctttcttcatgacttatacatgttcctatgactatgagattatgcaactcccgtttgccggaggaacactttgggtgctaccaaacgtcacaacgtaactgggtgattataaaggagcattacaggtgtctccaaaggtagatgttgggttggcgtatttcgagattaggatttgtcactccgattgtcggagaggtatctctgggccctctcggtaatgcacatcacataagccttgcaagcattgcaactaatatgttagttgtgagatgatgtattacggaacgagtaaagagacttgccggtaacgagattgaactaggtattggataccgacgatcgaatctcgggcaagtaacataccgatgacaaagggaacaacgtatgttgttatgcggtctgaccaataaagatcttcatagaatatgtaggaaccaatatgggcatccaggtcccgctattggttattgaccggagatttttctcagtcatgtctgcattgttctcgaaccgtagggtccgcacgcttaacgttacgatgacagttattatgagtttatgcattttgatgtaccgaagttagttcggagtcccggatgtgatcacggacatgacgaggagtctggaaatggtcgagacataaagattgatatattgaaagcctatatttggacatcgaaatcgttccgggtgaaatcgacattttaccggagtaccggggggttaccggaaccccccgaggggtttattgggcctatatgggccttgagggagaagagagaaggaggcgggaggtggccgcgcgcccctccccttcctagtccgaataggacaagggaaggggggcgacgccccccccccccttccttcctctcttcctcctttttcccctttctctccttgtccaactaggagtcctactcccggtgggagtaggactccccttggcgcgcccaccttggccggccgccccctcccccttggctcctttatatacggaggcaggggggcaccctagaacacacaagttgatcttcgtgatcgttccttagccgtgtgcggtgcccccctccaccatattccacctcggtcatatcgttgtagtgcttaggcgaagccctgcgtcggtagaacatcatcatcgtcaccacgccgttgtgctgacggaactcatccccgaagctttgctggatcggagcccggggatcgtcatcgagctgtacgtgtgctaagaactcggaggtgccggagtaacggtgcttggatcggtcggatcgggaagacgtacgactacttcctctacgttgtgtcgacgcttccgttgcgatctacaagggtacgtagatcatactctcccctctcgttactatgcatcaccatgatcttgcgtgtgcgtaggaatttttttgaaattactgcgttccccaacattaatTTCTTCACTAATTAGGCATCGTAATTGACAACCGATGCTATTTTCAGTACTTCAATCACTAACCACTTTGGTCCCAGATATTTTTGCAACtgtgacagagggagtacaaggAAGTGGCCCTTTTTTAGTGGATTACTCCTCCCAGACCTAACTAGCTCATGAGCAACCATGTTTGACTACCTGTTACAATGTTCAACAAGTACCTTTCCGAAATTTGAAAGTAGACTTCGACATTCATTAAGTATTGGTGCTGCAATCATTGAGTAACCCTCGTTCAAATTCAACGCCTCTACCACGGTTACATTATCAGTTTGGACAATTACGTTGGCACACCCAAGGCTCTGAATGAGCATTAGACCTTGACGCGACGCTTCTGATTCGGCCGAGACCACATCGGCTACGTGCTCCAGGCAAGGAGTGTGGGGGCGGCTCCGGGTTAAACAAGAAGAGGGATGATTCTCACTTCTCATTGGGGGTGAAAAATGAAATGGTCGCacgcacgccggcgacgaggggcgaGCCGTTTGATCGAGAAACTAGCACGGTCGGTCTCAGCACAGGATTCAGGAATCCAGCCCTGTTACTAGGAAGACAGCACATATCCGATCAGCTTTTCAACTTCCTCTGTTTGAGCCTCCATCTGTTCTTCTTGTCCACGCTCTCATCCAAAAAGGTTTACAGTTTGCACATCAAACACACACAAACTATTCACTTAGAAACGCAAACCAACACATGTGCACAGGTCCAAGCAAGCAACCACGGCAACAGCTAATGCAGACAGAAACACAGAGGCTACTGGCAGCAGTTAAGTAAGATGCAAGTAGCACCACAAATCTCTTTATGACTTCTTACATCGACAAGATTTGGGGGGAAAAAAGCAAGTTACAGCACCTACAAGATGCACTAGGGGATGGATGGATGGTAAACAACTCCACCACTCCTCTACGGTCCGGAGGGTGGTTCCAGGGAGCAAAGTACACATTGCATACAAGAGCAAAGGCCTAACAGGGTAGTTTCACCTTACATCCTCTACTGCTGCTGTGAAGGGCGGTAGCCGAACCCGGCGGCATAGCTCAGGTAGCCTCCAGACGAAGCGGCAGGCTGGGGCTGCTGCTGCCCCACCGAGCCTCCGCCGTAGGGCGCGTAGCCGGCTGCCGCCGTGGACGGCTGGGCGCCGGGGCCGCCGTACACGACCTTATACTGGGGTATGTTGTTGTACgacgcggcggcggctgctgcggctGCTGATCCTGGGTTGTACTGGTATGGCTTTGGGGCGGCGGCCCTGTACTGCTCGCCACCGCCGCCGTAGGCGGCATAGGTGGCCGCGTCATACGCTGCGGCAGGAGGCGGCGCGTAGTGGTACCGGTCGGCGGCGACCCCGTACCTGTCGGGGTAGGCGGCCACCGGCGGAGGGGCGCGCTGCTGCCATGTGCCGACTGGAGCTGCGGGCCTGCGGGGAGCTACTGCACCGGTGGGCCTCCGAGGAGCTGAAGTGCCACTGCCAGAGACCCGCTGCTTCTTCGCGTAGTTGCGATTAGCAGAACCTGATGGCCTTTTCGCGCCCTTTGGTTTCAGCTCGTTGATGCGTTTCTGGAGAGGTCCAAGTGGACACTCCTTCTGGAGCTTGTACTCCTCGATGCACTTGATTATGGCCCTCAATGCAACTAGCTCGCGGTTCTTCAAGTCATCCTGCACATGTGTTTTTTTTTTACCAAATCACAACACAATTAGCTCAAAATTCTCAATATAAATGGAAACTGGATAAAATGACAGGAAAACTAAACATGGAACTATTTAAGCACAGAAATCAACAGAAAATATCCACCATGTACATTAACTACTCTGGATTCTGAAACAAGGGAATGACACGAGGCAGTTGGGTGCTACAACCTAATAATCCAGTGTTGTATCATTCACAGACAACAGCACCATTTAGCAGATTATAAAGTAATTTCCCACTTGCCTCGGCGAAAGTTTTTTGGGGGCTAAATACAACAGCAGATTTCTCAATTATGACTTCTCAATTTAAATGTGACTTAGATTACTGATAACTCATGCATACCAAATACATCCTGATACATCAACATGAACAATCCTTATAGCAAGAAAATAAAGACGAGTATTTTAACAGTGAATTCCCAAAGCAAGAAGTGTGGAGTTGATAAATCCTGCGCTACTAATAACTAACATGTGTTGGAAAATCATCAACGTGTCAAAAAGTAAGTAGAAAGAACAGACCACTGAAGGAGTTGCACCAGCATCCCCCTTATTGTTAAGTGAGCCTTTTATCTCATCTACATATGCCTTCACGAGAGGAGCAGGAGGAAAAGCCTCTGACAGCCCAAAGGCTTGTATGAATTGAACTGCATCAATTTGCCTGTGTTTCTTAATCAACTCCTCAATAACACCTGCAGAACAAATGATCAGCACTAGGACCATAGAATACCGCATTTATACATAACGTCTATGGTATTCACATAGTAGTAAGCTATTTATTCCATAGATGGTTGTGGGGCCTAGCAGTAAATCATGACCGGCACCAGCCTGGTAAATTAAGGGATGATAATGCCTTGCGGCATTCTGAGTGGATACCAACCTGGTATTCTCTCAGTCAAACCAAGAGAGCGACATAGCTCAGCAGTCTGCCTGCGACGAGAAATGGCAACTACAATCTTGTATAGTTCATCTTCGTCAAGCACCAAATCAACATTAAAAGTTGTAAGAAGCTGCAGGAATGCATGTGCTTCCAATGAGTAGCCATCAGAAGCATCAAGGTCAACCTCAGCTATCTTACTCTTCCACTCTTTGGCAATTGCCTTGGCTTGCTCCATAATTTCAGAGCTCCAAGGGTGTTTGCCACCTGGCTCCTTCATTCCTAGTGAATGTGCTAGAGCCTCCATCAAAACAATACAGCTTCTGCGCTGCCCCTGAGCGGAGTAATTTTTATCCCCAGGCAGTTGGTCTGGGAAAAAACCCTCCAAGGAATCAAGTACGAAGCGCGCAGGGTCAGTTGCACATTTTAGTGCAACACAAAGTTCATCACGAAAGCCAGcaagtttttttgaattttctgaAATATATTTCAGAAGGCCTTTAGCGTCCATCTGCTCACAGAGTTCCTTCAGTGCAGGGCGCGGCTTAACCTCAACTGGTGAAGGTTCAGATGGCTTGCCCGACCCTTTAGCAGAGTTATGCTCGTCTGAAGGGAGCGATGTATTGGTGTCGTCGGTTGGGGTTTTTACCTTTTTGTCTTTGCTTCCATTGGCATCAAGTATCTCAGAAAGCTCGACATTATATTTTTTGCGCACCTCTGCTAGGGTAGAGACGGCAGCATCCTTCAGCTCCTGAAGCTTGTTCACAGAAGCACGCTCTTTTGCAGAAAGATCAGCTTCTTTCTCAGCAATCAGCCTACGACCTCCGGCTTTCTGTTCTTCTAATGCCTTCTGCTTGTCTTCCAGTTCATCGCACTTGCTTCTGTATGACTTCTCAAGGTTCAGGAAATGTACTTTGATATCTTCCCACTGAATGCCACTTTGCAATTGTAGGGATGCTTCTGTGTGGGACTTCAGCTTGCCAAATACTTCAGTAAGTTGTTCTAGCAACGCCACCGTTGTTGAATCCGAACCGCCAGAGATGTGAGAAGCAGCTTCAGTCGCCATTTGCAACCAAAACAATGACAAACTGTGGAGATACAGTATTAGATCCCAACATCTAAAACGAGCAGTATTATAAGTGGTAACTTATGACAAATGTATTAATCATGCATTAGCAATATAGAGACAAGTGCAAAATAGAAACCACGGACAGATAAAGAAGTCAGTAATACACACAACCTAGTGCGGTCAAGAGGGTACAAAAAAGGGGAAAAGTTCAGAACAACTAGGCACCAAAAGAAAGACCATGTTTGGCTTATCTGAGATGTACTCCAACTAGGAAACCCATTGGAAAGAACATGTGGGATAACGTAAGCGATGGACTAATGAGAAGTCGAGCAGTGCTCGGATGGCTAGCACTATCCTTGTCATGCTCGACAACCCTCGCTCGAGGCACGGCCTCCGCAGGCGCTTTCCACTACTTGTTGATAAAAGAAAGTGTCCATGGGTCAAATTTCATTTAAAGTGATGGACCAAAGATAATCAGAGCAAACGAATGT
Proteins encoded in this window:
- the LOC123068631 gene encoding FRIGIDA-like protein 3, translated to MATEAASHISGGSDSTTVALLEQLTEVFGKLKSHTEASLQLQSGIQWEDIKVHFLNLEKSYRSKCDELEDKQKALEEQKAGGRRLIAEKEADLSAKERASVNKLQELKDAAVSTLAEVRKKYNVELSEILDANGSKDKKVKTPTDDTNTSLPSDEHNSAKGSGKPSEPSPVEVKPRPALKELCEQMDAKGLLKYISENSKKLAGFRDELCVALKCATDPARFVLDSLEGFFPDQLPGDKNYSAQGQRRSCIVLMEALAHSLGMKEPGGKHPWSSEIMEQAKAIAKEWKSKIAEVDLDASDGYSLEAHAFLQLLTTFNVDLVLDEDELYKIVVAISRRRQTAELCRSLGLTERIPGVIEELIKKHRQIDAVQFIQAFGLSEAFPPAPLVKAYVDEIKGSLNNKGDAGATPSVDDLKNRELVALRAIIKCIEEYKLQKECPLGPLQKRINELKPKGAKRPSGSANRNYAKKQRVSGSGTSAPRRPTGAVAPRRPAAPVGTWQQRAPPPVAAYPDRYGVAADRYHYAPPPAAAYDAATYAAYGGGGEQYRAAAPKPYQYNPGSAAAAAAAASYNNIPQYKVVYGGPGAQPSTAAAGYAPYGGGSVGQQQPQPAASSGGYLSYAAGFGYRPSQQQ